gacagcaacagcaacagatTAGTCACCATCATGATcgacatcctcatcatcggcgcCGGTCCTAGTGGCCTTTGCGCTGCCAAAACGTTTCTACAACACAACCCAACCAGCAACATTGTCATCCTCGACAGCCACTCGACCGTAGGAGGCGTCTGGTCCAAGGAGAGACTCTATCCCACCCTCCGAACCAACAATCTGTATCCTACCATGGACTTTAGTGATTTTCCCATGAAGGACGTTGGCATCGGCCGTCCAGGACATCACATCACCGGCGAGGAAATGCATGCCTACCTGACCGCGTACGCCCACCACTTTGATCTGATGAAACGAATCCGCTTCAACACTCGAGCTGTCCGAGTTCATCAAGTTCAAGAAGAAGTAACCCTTAACAGTGACGCCAGCTGCtggaaggtagaggtagaggtagacgtACATGAACTGGGCAACCCGACCACAACAGTAACACTAGAAACCAACAAACTCGTCATGGCCACCGGCATCCTCGGCGTCCCCAACATGCCCTCTCTCAAAGGCAGCGAAACCTTCGACGCACCCCTTTTGcactcctccgccctcgGGCCTCGCTACCAAGACGTCCTCCAAAACCCCCACATCAACCGCGTCGCCGTCCTCGGCGGCTCCAAATCCGCCTACGACACCGTCTACCTCGCTGCCACGACCGCCCACAAAGTCGACTGGATCATCCGCAAATCCGGCCGTGGTCCCTCATGGGTCTTTCCCTCCCACACCAAGATCGGCCCCTTCAAAGCGTGGCGCGAGAAGCTCGTCACTCGACGGATTTTCACTTTCATGTCTCCTTGTGTTCTTCCCGACCACTCTGGCAAACACATCAGTTGGATCCGCGACTTTTTGCATACCAACAAGGTCGGAAAAGCCATAACGAAAAGCTTCTGGAAGATCTTACACGCCGATACCATCCGAGATTGTCGTTACCGCGAAGGAAAAGACAACAAGAACTTTGGTGTGCTAGAACCGGAACACAGCCCTTTTTGGTACGGGACCAGCTCGGGGACGCTCAACTACGAGCAGGACTTCAAGGCCTTAGTCACCAGCGGCCAAGTGACTATCCATCGCCAAGACATTTCTCATCTCAGTCCACACGCCATCCACTTTCTCGCCGCCGATGATGCTGGTAAAGAAACCCTGGCCGTCGACGCCCTCATTTGCGCAACAGGATACGCAGCCACCCCACCCGTTGACTTCTTTCCTCCGGAACTACACTTCCAACTCGGCATCCCCACCACGCTCGACTCCCTCTCCGACGAGGAAAAAGCCATCTGGGCGACCTACGACCAAGAAGCAGATGACCTCATAACCAAGCAATTTCCCCAACTCATTCCcctaccaccaccccccAAGTCCAAATCCAAAGAGTCCCAAGACACCAAAACATACACCCCCTGGCGTCTCCACCGCGGTATCGCCCCCCCAGGCCCTCCAACCCTCACAACAGCCCGCAGCATCGTCTTCCTCTCCATGCacagcaacatcaccaacatccCCCGCATCGAACTCCAATGCTTATGGTCCCTCGCCTACTTCCACGACAAGTTAATCAAAGTATCTAATTCTCAAGTTCACAAGGACACCGCCCTGTTCCAGCGATGGTGTCAGCTTCGATCTCCCCTGGGACACGGGAGGCAGTATCCTGACTTGAACTTTGATCAGCTGCCTTATTGGGATTGGTTGGTGGCTGATTTGGGATTAAAAgtcaggaggaagaagagtgTTTGGAAAGAACTAGTTAGTCCGTATGGGAGTGAGGATTATAGggggttggtggaggagtggaTTGAGAAGTACGGAATCCataagggggaggggagtgaacaggagaggagggagggcgAGAAAAGACTGTGAaagtggtggttgatgagcGAAAAGTGGGATGCTGAGGTAGGATAGTGGATTAAAATTTATGGTTGGGTCAAGTGATGGTTGAGAGATGATAGGTACTTGGCCGGTTAAAGTGCCTGTGGTCACATaagggaatttaatttcagGAAGCTTGGGTGAGTCGTTTGTATCATGGCAACTTTACCGTCTTTGTTCGATTGTTATATATGCATAGAGGTATCAACTAACACTGCCACAAAGATCACCATCAGTGCATAATGAAACGCACATCAACACGATTTTCAAAGCTTCTTACAAAGCCTAGTGTTGAACTCAATCTCCTCCCAGTTTTCCGTGCCAGGGGTAGACACGGCATAAAAGACACCCAAAGGATCCCACTTCTTGCGCAGCTGCTTGAGTCTAGGGTAGTTGGAGCCCCAGAAGTGACTCTGCCAATTAGGCTGGAAGGGATCAGCCTGTATTTTTCACTGGTCAGTAATATCCTCATCTCATTAGTACTAAGCAAAAAGTACCGGCCACAACTTACTTCATTAACATAAGTAGCCCCACTTCTCGACGCATTCCTTAACCCTTCATCCATATTATTCGTCAAAACATTTTGCAAATCCTTCTTGACCGCCAGGCTGGGATGCTCCGGGCTCGGCAAAACAGCAATCACAAAGTCCGTCGCGTTCCTCCACGCCGGATGAGCCGCCGCTGTCGAAACGGAAACGTTGTGCCCCCGGGTTGAACAAATGTCCAACCATGCCGCCAAACAAATCCGGTCTGCCAGCCGGGCTGACCACGTTCTTCATAGCGGTGATGATCTCGTCATTCCGGTTAGCAACAGCATCGTGGTTGAACATCCACCCGCCCGTTAACGCCGTCTGGCCAGCTTTCTCAGCCTCAAACAGGTCGATATAGAGATCATACAATGTGGGGGAACTCCGTGAATGCAGCCTTCGTACGGGATACGGGCAGCAGCGAACTCATCGAGCATATGGGTCTAAGAATGTTCTCGAGCTGGAACTGGTCCTTGCCAATAGCCACGAATGGGCGGACGCGGAACTGGCCAGGGAAGATCTCAAAGTAGGTGTAGACATACAGCCCGTTGTCAACAAAGTGGTGGTTGGCGTACTTGTGAAAGATCTTGGGTTCCTGCCCAGATGACCTCGTTATCGGACTTGACGTGTGCGTGGTGGTGTTAAGGTACGTACAACGTGGCGCCCGCGGCTGGCAAGTCAGGGAAAAGTCTTGACGGTGGTGGAGAGGATGACACCATACGCTACGATGCCGGGCCGCCTCCCCTCAGAGCAAAGAAGAGGTCGGGGTCTTGCCCGTTCGTTGGCGTTGACGATCAGACCCGAGGCGGTGATCACTTTCAAGTTGAGCACATTGTCGACGGCCAGTCCCTTGAGAGTCGTCCAGGGGCCGTGGCCGCCGCCTTGGATGACATAACCCGCCGGAAAGACCGACGGTGGCGCATTCGCCTGTTACGAGCGCCATGGGCGGGTTCAAAGCGTGGCCTGCCTTGAGAATGTCGCCGCCTTGCACGCCGGCGCCCATGGTCACGGCCGGACCGCGATAGGAGCCGGGACCGGTGTACTTGTCGGTCCATTTGAGGGATTGGAAGCTGTGCGTGTTGATGATCAGGGAGCCGTAGCCGACGGAGCGGCCGAGGAAATCGTGCCCCGTGTTGCGGACGATTAGGCGAAGGTTGTTTCGGCGCGCAAAGTTGACGCCGGCTTGGATGTGAGAGGCTTTGGTTGCCATGATCACGTAGACGCCGTAGCTTCCAAGGGTGCATGGGTCGGAGGGGTTCGAGGTGGGACGGCAGGTGTCGTTGGTGAAGTAGGTCCAAAGGCCATCGGCCGGTTTTTCAACCCTGGAGTTTTGTCAGTTCGGTTCAAGAGTTGGGGGTGTGTGATATGGATGGGTAACATACGTCCACTGCTCGTTGACAAGGTTCTCCTTGGCATCAGCGCATGCCGCCTCATCGTAGGTCTGGATGGTGCCAAAGGGTCCGTCGAAGGTATTGTGGCAGACAGCACCGGCAGGGACGTTGACACGAAGAGTGCCATCGACTGTCCTGTTCAGGCTGTTCCACTTGTTGGCGGAGGGCCAGCATGGACGGCCAGGATAGCATTTACATCCGTACTTCTGGCCATTGTACGTGGTGGGGTCAAGTCTCGCGGCGTCGTTCCAATCCAAGATGGAGTCGAGGATGACTCCCTTGGTCGACTCAATCTGGGCCGTTTGGGCTTCTGTCTGAATGTCTTCTTGCCCGACTACTTGGGAAGTGAGGAGGGAAAATACGGCGGCAGCTGCTCCAAGGGAAGTTTGCCACATCATAATGGCTggccgagaaggaagaaaggaccGGAGAATCAAGGGGCGTGCCGTCTCAGTTCCAATCTTCCTCCCGGGGAAGAGGGACATTCTCTGGGTTTATGGTATCAATCCgtccttccctcctcttcaacccaGATCTCAACCTTTTCCCGTTCAGTTTCCAGTTCAACTCCAACCAGAGACTCCTTCCAGAATCTGGAGTCTAGAATCCAGCCCCATTGGATTCCCCCGCATCCGACGCTCGTCGATCTGCCCATTCTCCGCTTCGCTAAAGAAGATGTGCATGCAACTCTCTCCATTCTCTCCATGTTCTTCCAGCTCGCCAAGCCTTGGTACCTACATGTTCGGAAGTGTTCCCGGACCGCCGAGTGTAGCGTACCAATCACGATGAGGTCAGCTTACCATTGGAGTGCTCGATGAGGTTCAGATGATGCATTACAGTAATGTGCCCTGTAAATGCAAGTGGGGCGTGCAGCCGATTTCCTTGCATTTATTGGGTCCTAGCATTTATTGGTATGGGAGTAGGAGGCTTGTGACTGCTAGTAACAGCCCTGATAAGGGGTCCTGATAGCTGGTGACAGCCCCGATATGGGTAACAGGGGTGCTACAGCCCCTTGTAAACTACCCTAGAAGCTGCAAATTTATATGGGCGGGCCCGCTGGTGGCTAGCACTTAGCAGCTAGCAGGCATACCATACTAAAATAATCCGTGCAGCGAAATTTCTAGCATTTGTTGGGTATTTGCATTTATTGGGTCTAGCATTTACAGGGCACATTACTGTAACTCGTGGTGCGCCGGCGGATGTAACTGCAACTTGCTACATTGAGGGGTCCGCCggtgggggaaggggggggggccgacgggacgggagggcGGATGAGGCTATTCATAGAGTGGCGCCGGTTATCATTCGAATTTGGATTCGTCCAAATGCTTGTGTGTCTGTGCGCTaccatacctctaggtatgcATTTCGGGCCTGTGGCTGAGTGGTGCTTGGCTTGTCATGATCTAGAAAAATTACAGTATTGTTAGCTGATTTTTAGTTTCTTCTTTCTGCCGTTAACAGATGTCTTTAATGGTCTCCGACTAAGTAGTCTAGTCGCCTGAAGATTCATTGTATCCTATCATCCTCCACCGCAACGGTAGCCACGGCACTTATCGGAGAAGCACCTTCCCTCCGTACCTAATTACCAGCGACAAAACAAGCAAGCATTGACTCCTTTCACACCATCGAACATTATGAATAAACAGAGAACCATGATCTGACCCGGTGTGGGTTTCAGAGGGAATCGATAAGTACTTGTATACCTCAACGTTCTTCCTGTTCATGCTCGCCCACTGCCAGTACCCCCCATCCCCCCTACATCTCAAGCACAAACTGGCTAGAGCCAAAAGGGAATTCGCCTAGTGGATTCTCTTCGAGATCAAGTCTGAGAACCTCAAGTGAACGATGTTGGTCGGCtaggttgttgatgatgaattGCAACTTCGTCATCCTATTCAAACAGCAGAGAGAGGGGCCCCCTAAACACCATACTATACCTCAAGGCTGAAAAGCCATCGACAGCGGCTTtcattcccttttttttttttttttttttttttttttttttttttttttttttttctttttctttttctctaaTGGCATATGTGCTTGGAAGGTTTGATACACTCACTTTACCTTTGCTTTCCCATCGACCATTTCCCAATCAACCCCTCCTACTTACCTCCCTTACACCCCCCCACTCCAACCTCACTCGCTCCCTTCagtcctctctctcccttctactacctacctacctacccacccaGTAGAGGTATATCTCTACCCTGTCCACTCACCTCACcccacctcacctcacctcacctcaacTCACCTTAACTCACCGCCCGCCGCGGCCTTCAGGACCTGAGGTTCAGGAAGTTCAGGAGGTCCATCAACACACCGCCCGATACTTGTCTTGTCTTATCTACCATGTCTCAGACGGAACGGATTGATCCGTATTGGAAACTAGCGTACCTACCACTGGCATCAACCAGATTCTGTGTGGGATGATTTTGCATGAAGGTGTGTGGAAATACTGTCATTCCGGGTGGGACTGAGTGGGTGAATGGGTGGATGGGAGATTGAAAGTGTGTAGGTGTGAGGGCGTGGATCTCCAAGTTCGGATAGTCATTGTCAATGTCCCTGTGAATGTCAATGAGAGAGGCGGGTCCTGTGCCTTCTTGTCTCGGACTAACAGCCTTATGATCTCTGTTGGCGTTTCCAAAACCAGGGGGGCCGGCGGGAGAGACTGCAGTGGTTGGTGACGAGGAGTAGTGTAGAGGGGAGGTGCCCGTGGACAAGATACCTAAGTATGGTAGGTGTGTATTTGTTGCGATAGtcggaggagggagggagggaggtgtAAGGGGAtgatggtaggtaggtaggtagtcgaATGGAAAACGGGGCCTGGACTAAGTTGAGAGAAAACTGAAAGAAGGGAATGATCAACTCGATTCAAGGGATCCAAACTAAACGCGTGATGAATTATTGTTGGAAGGACAACGAGTAGTGTAAGAAGTGTACCTACACACCTACTAATCGTGGGTTAGacggtatgtatgtagtggGTACCCAGACTATGTATAGTGGGTAGTGGAAGTTCCTCCTTATgaggtgggatggatggtggagTAACAGGGAACCTCGGTTGATCCGTCAGGGGAGGGATCCGTTAGGGGAGGGCCGGGGATGCTTCCGTGGACCTTGATAGGGGCGGATTATCTTTGCGTCCCTGTAGTGTATGACCGTTGGACAAACTTAGATCCGGCAGCGGGACTGAAGTGCGGGAACTGAAGGGAACCTAACTTTGAAAGAAAGTGAGTCCACAAAAAAAACGAAAATATAGAAGTGATCAGCGCGAcctggcctcctcctcctaagGCGGGCTATAGACAGactaccccccttccctatatCTAGACTACTTAACCGTATTGAGCACACATTTCATATAAAATCAATAAATCCTATATTTCGTGACTTTTCACCCGCCAAGCCACTAGAACCCTCCCTACACCCCCATAATCGACTGCCGGGACTAGCCCGGTATTTCAAACAgcgctataatatactaggtATAGTTACAATATAATTCGCCCTATAAAGTGCCCTATAAATCTACGGTCGCTAGtgtatatattagtaaaattaatccCATACACTCAATTACACTTAATTACATTcaattacctatattagtGTATATTTAAGCTAGCCTTGTAGATTACCCTACAAGACACCCTACTTACAACTATAACTATACTCCCCCCCCCACCTCCACCCCCTAATAAAGATAAcgactatatatttaatacctttattaccGCTAACCAAATTATAGATaacgattttattaaatatatcttCGAGAATTGATTAGACTAATACAATCCCTAAGTTAATATACCGTTAGAATAGACTTTCTATGAAGTCGAGGATGCTAAACGcttcttaataatctttagtaaggataatagcTTTGTTACTACAATTATTTCCTCCTTATTtcgctatatttactatacgtACGCGAAGTCTAGTACTTTTAAACTAAAGGGGATTAGGCTTAGGAAGATTAATACTGCTAAGTATAACTATCTCTTTAGAGcggttattaaaattaaaaaagattCGCCCGTCTCGCTGGAGTttactaacccttattataactaccCGCTATAGACTAAGGTATTTACCTACCCCTCTacgtataaatttactttagagggagaggaattcgtatagtaattttattggCGAAGCTTTACGAatttatagatttaatatatactctagAATATTTACTCCGGCgattacaatttaataaagaatattaatattaaaaataatatttagcacttaaattaaaagtacgctgctaatttaactaataccCAAAAGCTACTAAGGGAGTTAGAATTTTTCAATctctaatatacttatacccTCAACCGTATTAGAAGACTTAAGTTCTTAATTTTTACATTTCcctaatatctataaatatagtagagaaACCCAACGGttttgaatattaattatacttataatgtAAATCCCTATTTCTCTCCCCGCTACCCTCCttatcctttaatttatttaattaattcgattCTCTATCTTTagattttatactttaaattaaaaatgcTTATAATTACAAGGataaactctattaatactaccttcctcattatattcggttttaactataaaaagaataataaatttataaattggttatttaagtattttagtaattttacctATTACATTACTATATTTCACCCCGCTGTTTATATTACCGATTACTCTACGGCGGAGAAGTAAGCTTTAACACGTTACTTCCCcgataattaattctaattctatttctagtatatatttaagaatattattaaatatattaataataattgggaTAGtcccttaaataattatagttctCTTAAccttaagattattaaagttagcggtcctagtattactaacctaattGAACCGCTGCTATTATAACCGACTATtacggttattattattagcgcCGACcctattagtactagtattagtattagtactagattctaaatactactaGGGAAACCGACTCTTAATAAAGCAGTAAGATACTCTAAAGTTCGCTActtagaaggggtattatattgtcaggaacgtaggcgaaaggtaggctgaggtgactacggttgTAGCCACacgtaggggacggcaaATTAGGAGTCAAtctaaagatatattaataactaccaattataataaattacgcTCCGTTgagcctcttttatacctgtACAAACTCTATTCACCCGCTAACGAGCATTATAGAGCTTCGTACTAATTTAGCGCTTCGGCGCAGTActagattatccttcctacgaACCCAACCtaatataggcgttattattaataatcctacgcTTCGGTTAACGAAAGGGAATAGTAGCTACtaaggtacttctatatacgaattcttaatttcctaatataacctccccccttataaattctatccCTAgaacttctataataaacgctaatatattatagcgttATTGGGCGTTACTTACTATAGCCGCTAACGCTATATTCCAGATTATAGCTACTCTACTACCGGCGAACCGCCCgctaaagtattagtattgtattatttattcctataaattctaaatacggatacgaaattaatattagatttaaaaagCTAGCGTTCCGCCCGCTAatatatcggtattataatatttatttttataaactctaaatacggatacgaaaccggtattaaatataaagtactagCGTTctacctactagaatatcggtattataatatttatttttataaattccaaCGCGGATACGAAATTGGTATTAGATATAAAGCGTTAGTAttccgcccgctagaatattagtattataatatttattcttataaattttatatataaatataaaactaatattaaatataaaatattagcgTTCTGCttgctagaatattagtattgtagtgtctatttttataaattctaaatacggaCGTAAAACcgttattaaattcaaaAAAGTTAGTTGGGTTCccgactattattaaaactattatccCGTAGgcgtataaagtagtaaactTCGTTTTACCTAACGAAGAGTACTACGCtaaatttaagagtattaataaatattttagaatactaatataattacactCTATAGTTCCTCTCGCCGGATACTCTCCGTTATCCGTACTCGTAAcgtaatttaatactctcATAGGGTACCTTCTATTATCTACGCCTACTACGACTTATTgtaatacctaaatataatccccctccctataaATTCCGTCTTCGGGACCtttatttccttccttcgcctctaataattctatatactacttcctctataaacctccttcgcttatattattccttcctaattACCTTCCTATTACCCTCGCTTcgttccttatattattccttttattctaatagtataactcCTAACCGCTACCCCCACTTTCCctactataatccgaattacgtaccttcctattttctacttttctctcctacctttttacaactactactactacctacttatcccatccttccccttctaattatcgccttcgttttatccttctatttaccccctcctattacttatataattatttaatactcttcctaccttatattattttatactcgcttatttaaaattatatttacttaccttaatttatatttatataaaaactttttcctttatttatataatattctttccGCTTACCTTTTttacctctcctctctttttcctcctatttttatttttataactatatttattaccccctcctctaCTTTTATAGCTACCTTAATTACCCCCTTACCTAAACCGGCCCCTACTATAGATATAcgtatttctattatatacctacgcACCAATCCCTATCTCTTTTATAAGTccgattaatatatttgcttttcctttctattttttttttttttactccatcctctctttcttctcgctttatacctataattaacctcTAATTAACTACTTCTTTCTTATCCTTCAATAATATCCGCCCCTttacctatttaaaatatagtattattttaatctaAACGTTTACTAGCGCCCTAACCTTAAACCTACGCGAAgtactctatttatttagtacgTACACCTATTAGATTAAAGGTATACTATCTTCCCCTTATTACTTctcctatttttttttttttattttttttttttttttatttttttttactaacgtcttctccttccaaagTTCAACAAAAAATCGCAATATTCGCTATCGCTACactactatatattcaaAATCCCTTacagtatttataatttctagaataatatataggatatagtaattGAGATTATAtgctttactaatactagtagccccctacctacccccttcttataatagttatattagtctgtagtagtattttaggCTACGATATAAGcgcgccttattaataatagtctccCTATAAcgttacttaatatattctaaattaagaATTTcgattataaaagttatttaaaatttaactactataatattagtaatactaatactaatattaatctaataacccctactaataatcttattactaataatagtaattctcctataaatatctcTATACTGAATTTTCCTACTTGTATTACCCCttcccttaattataattagggtccttaatattaaatagttaataggaGGCTAGCGTCTATAGATAGGAAATTAGACGAATTACTAGAATTCGCAAAggaaaattataagtaaatagtatcaggtagtatttataaatattattaataggcaCGGTAATATATAGGAGTATTCCTCCTAAGGTCGTAGGTTTTAAtcctatatcgataatagcGGACGCTACTaaagatttttttatttagggtaaTTGATAGGGTAACCTGGGTGCTTCTAGATACCACGATGTAATGGGTGCAATACGtagtattagaagtaaaagaagaagatgatggaggaagaaaggcgtgGCCGAAGGCCGGCCCGCATAggaatccctttataggaattctcttatcttatcgctaaACCTGCAGATCCTACGACTAGGCGCACTAGTACGTACAAATATACGTGCCTAGGCGTACTAGTGCCTCTATCGGGGGTAGGTATAGTAGATACTATACTTAGTCTATTCTAgttaattgaatttaattatatatataatatatcctatattaagtCCCGGCGCTATAAagagactattattatccttaataggaatagttttACTTCTTTTTTAGGGACTATTTAAgatcctttttatttataaacctaaCCTTCCGTTGACCGTTAATATGTAAATAGGGGGCTCTATCCTTATATTCGTTAGGCTTGTGCTTCCAATAGtcttttattaaatccttagCTTTATTTAGATCCTTAGTAtccttttagtaattattatagtagttatatcccttctattttatataatactagagTTTGCTATCGACCTATTTATAGGTAGCGATCTTTTCCAATTCGTACTTAGGGCcttcttctaatttagaattactttaGAAGTCCTCTATTAGTCCGGGTAGGGGAGTTAATTGactaaatagattattatcgTTAAGTATAGGCTTTAagtaagttattaaaataattggGTAAATCTTTATATTCGGGGGTAggtctaatttatatattagacgtccgattttttaaataattataaatggTCTAAAGCGTTATTGAGAGGTTTTATAAGATGGTCGGCCcgggaaataatatttatagtttagtTTGAGGAATACTTtgtcttttatttttaaatctattagttagtaattagaattataatgaATTTTAAGATTAGCGATAGCgaagtttataattagttaggtcttttaataaatatagttgtGTACTACGGGGTTATCTTCGAGGTTGTAGgaggaattattataggagttCGTAGCGATGTTTAAAAGTcttagaaatttatattcgaaaaggtatttatatagcgaAGCTTTAATCCCTTCGATAAATACGCTATTAAGATTCTATTGGagggaaggaataataagaAGCTAGTTGTATCcaagtttatagtaaaaggcgtaaaatttaatagcaatttctataatttagtTCTTTTATTCTATAGCGCTATTGCTAGTGGGGTGATATGTAATAGTTATAAGGAGCTTAGtacttatagctatttatattcctcgCTAGTAAATTGAAGTAAATTTACGGTTGTAGTTAgagataatattaattaagaatccctaattatataagaggAATATCCGGATAGTTATTATACCCTATtctatagctatatacttcttatatttaggaattaatagcaattactttaaagttttatttataataggtattagggtattaaaggtattataattaggcatttactatagtatatttatagaggaaACTTTTGGAAGtccaataataaaatcgagggagataatatatataggaagtGCCTct
The Neurospora crassa OR74A linkage group II, whole genome shotgun sequence DNA segment above includes these coding regions:
- a CDS encoding isoamyl alcohol oxidase; translated protein: MMWQTSLGAAAAVFSLLTSQVVGQEDIQTEAQTAQIESTKGVILDSILDWNDAARLDPTTYNGQKYGCKCYPGRPCWPSANKWNSLNRTVDGTLRVNVPAGAVCHNTFDGPFGTIQTYDEAACADAKENLVNEQWTVEKPADGLWTYFTNDTCRPTSNPSDPCTLGSYGVYVIMATKASHIQAGVNFARRNNLRLIVRNTGHDFLGRSVGYGSLIINTHSFQSLKWTDKYTGPGSYRGPAVTMGAGVQGGDILKAGHALNPPMALVTGECATVGLSGGLLITASGLIVNANERARPRPLLCSEGRRPGIVARGRHVEPKIFHKYANHHFVDNGLYVYTYFEIFPGQFRVRPFVAIGKDQFQLENILRPICSMSSLLPVSHHHRYEERGQPGWQTGFVWRHAAAHPAWRNATDFVIAVLPSPEHPSLAVKKDLQNVLTNNMDEGLRNASRSGATYVNEADPFQPNWQSHFWGSNYPRLKQLRKKWDPLGVFYAVSTPGTENWEEIEFNTRLCKKL